The genome window CTATTACTGCGACGGGATTTATTACCAACCCTACTACCAGGGCAATCAATTAGTGTACGTGCCCGTCGAAGCGCCCTGAACCGCGCTGCCTATAACCTACAACCAAAAAGCTGAAACAATCACCAAAGCGAAGACCAGGACGAAAAGCCAACGGGACCAATGATTCATTCTGACGGCAAGCGACTCGTTTCCCAGCTGGGTCAGCCTGGTAGTGAGGACGACCTCCCCTAATGCTAAGAAAACCAAAATGGTGGAGCCGATCATGAATTCATCGACCCGCGTGAGATAGGAGATTTGAGGTAGGAGCTGTGAGAACCGGAATTGAAAGAAGATCAGCGTCAGTATCGCTGCCGTGGACATACCAACCCTGGGACCAATTTCCGACGGAACGATCCAAAAGACTGTCCAGGCCATAAAAACGATCAACCCCAGCGGAACGATAAGCTTCCATACGTAGTAAGGGCTATCGCGCCGTGCTTGCAACTCATAGGTGAAGCGCGGGATGTTATGCGCCAATGGAGGCAGTTGGAATGCGTCCACTCGGGTGGTAGGGGCGCCGATCAACCAGTTAGTAACGGAAAAACGCCCGGCACGGCCCGTCATCGTTGGATCAAGCACGAACCAAAGGTCTTCCGGACTATAAAAAATAGAAATGATCTCGATGAGTAGCGCTTGCGTGTCCCACGGGACATCCTTGAAATGCATGGGAGACGCGAGCTCACCGTAGTACCGCTGTTCATAGGCGACATTTCCCTCGGAATCGACCGTAACGGTATCTTCCAGGCGCTTTGTAAGGATTCGTTGGTTGCGGATCCGCGCGACTGGATCCCACACCTCGCCCAGACTGATCTCGCAGCCTTCAAGGGACATGCCCAAGCTTTCGGCAGAAAGCCGAGGGTCAATCCACTTTAGTTCAATATGAAAATCGGCCGTATAGGCCTGCGACCTGTCCTCAACAGCCACAACGTCGAGCATGTAGATACCGACGCCAACCTCTGTTGCCGTACCCGGCGGGTCGGGCCGTGACTCCCTCAAACTGGGAGGCACCGAGCAATCTGCCACCGGATTATTTGAGACGACTTCGGCAGCCAATACACACGGCGCAGTGGCGAAAAACATCAGCACCAGCCAGACCGCCCAAAATGCCCATAATGAGATCGAGAAATTCCCTATGAAGCAAACCTGTTTCATTCCGATCATGCCTTGAAAGAACCAATCATTTTGAAAAGACAAGCCGGAGCCTGTCTGCGTTTTGCAGCATGACGGTCAGAAAGTTGCCATCGGCTGGCGTATTGCCCTGGGGGATAAACACCACGCTGTTGATGCCAAGCGATTTAAGTGTGGCCGCGGACTCAGGCTCCGGCGCGCCCTCCCAGATCATCCATCTGGCGGGATGTTCCCTAAGTATGGCCTGCAGTTCAAGCCACTGTTCGTCAGTCGGCACCTCGTGTGGTTCCCAGTGAACGCTTTTAATATCCAATCCGTATCGCCTGGCAAAGTACTGGTACACTGGATGGGAAGCAACCAGCGGCTCGTGCATATTACTCACGACGATGCCCTTGAGGTCCCGGTCAAGGCGTAAGAGGTCATCTTCCAAGGCCTTGTAATTGCTTTCGAATATATCACGCAGTGCAGGGCGCTTCCGGCTCATTGCGTCGGCAATGGCCCTCGCCTGGTCCGCCGCCAGATGAAAATCAAGCCAGGTCGTCGGCGCCACACCAGTGTCTGCGTGTTCGCCACCGGGACCGTGGGTATGCATTACAAGATTAGCGAGGGGAATGTACTGGTCCTTAAAGCTCGCAGAGGTATCAACCAGCTTTGAGCGCGGCAACGTGACCTTGTCGATCCATTTCGCGTAGTTTGCGCCATTCAAAATAATCAAGTCGGCTCTCTGGTACTCGGCAATGACCTCAACCCCTGGATTCCAGAAGGCCGGGTCAACATCGGGTGGAACCGGAAACGCCACCGTGGCATGCGCCTCGGCGATGCGTTGGGCGAAGTATTGGAGGGGATAATTCACCACGTAGATCGTGAGCTTACCTGACACATCATCCTCAGACATCGCAATAGCCGGGAGACCGAGGATCATCACTGCCAAAAAACATAAACGCGCCATAACTTTCATAACCACGGCGCAGGTTTCCTATAATCCATCAAATGTCCTCTTCACGTTGGCATCATCGAGACTAACGAATAAACAGCGCCCGGACGAGGTCGTTGGCAAACTGACTAAGAACCGCCATCATGGCTAAACTAAGGATCCCGCTGATGAGGACGATGATAAAGATCTCCGCACCCAAGAGCCGGGCAATCGTCATGCGGCTGCAACCGAGCTTGAAGATGGTGCTGATCTCGCGCTGACGCAGCCTGAGCGACAAGGCGAAAACGAGAACGACAGCGAGAACAGTTGCCAATCCGACCAATCCAATTACCGCATCCAGGACGTTTTTGATACGAAATATGTTTTGCAGCAGCTCATCAATGACATCCTTCGGTTGCGCGATTTGATTGATGGCATCAGTCAATAGATAACGGCCACGGAGGATTGTGCCTGCCTTTGCGTCACGGGGTAATGCAATGACCGCGCTGATTGGATAGTGCAAAGTATTGCCGTGAAAGTGAAACGAGTCTAGATTCGCTTCTGTGATCTCGGTGTACTGCTCAAGCTTGGCGTTGGCCACCACATTCGTCTCCGTGCGGCTCAAAATCACAGTTGAATCTTGCGTTTTTGTTATGTCTTCGTGGCCATGGCCCAGGCCTTCGATGACCCAGGCGGTTTTTAGATCGACAAATATGGCCAGATCATCGGACGTATGGGCCTTCTCAAGCACACCAGCGACGCGCATCTTCAAGGGATAAACACCCGCGAGATCAAAGAGATTGTCAGGGGATGAGATCAAACTGTCTCCCGGAGCAAGGCCCAAGCGCTTGGCCACCGTCGCACCGACGACGCAATCGCCCAGCACAGCCAGCCCCCGACCCTCAGCCACCTTCAAACTGCGAAAATCAAAGTAGTCCAAGGTCGTTCCAACAATCGCATGCCCTCTCGCACGAAACCGCACATAGACAGGCACGGCTAGGGCCAGGTCCGAATCCATCAGGGCTTGGGAGTCCGCCATCGAGATTAATTCCGGGACCTCGTC of Gammaproteobacteria bacterium contains these proteins:
- a CDS encoding metal ABC transporter substrate-binding protein, with protein sequence MKVMARLCFLAVMILGLPAIAMSEDDVSGKLTIYVVNYPLQYFAQRIAEAHATVAFPVPPDVDPAFWNPGVEVIAEYQRADLIILNGANYAKWIDKVTLPRSKLVDTSASFKDQYIPLANLVMHTHGPGGEHADTGVAPTTWLDFHLAADQARAIADAMSRKRPALRDIFESNYKALEDDLLRLDRDLKGIVVSNMHEPLVASHPVYQYFARRYGLDIKSVHWEPHEVPTDEQWLELQAILREHPARWMIWEGAPEPESAATLKSLGINSVVFIPQGNTPADGNFLTVMLQNADRLRLVFSK
- a CDS encoding ABC transporter permease — encoded protein: MIESFYIAWKYVTFNKLKTVILIACITLIAFLPLGLQRLLTESEQQLLSRAVSTPLIVGAKGSALDLVMNTLYFGDEVPELISMADSQALMDSDLALAVPVYVRFRARGHAIVGTTLDYFDFRSLKVAEGRGLAVLGDCVVGATVAKRLGLAPGDSLISSPDNLFDLAGVYPLKMRVAGVLEKAHTSDDLAIFVDLKTAWVIEGLGHGHEDITKTQDSTVILSRTETNVVANAKLEQYTEITEANLDSFHFHGNTLHYPISAVIALPRDAKAGTILRGRYLLTDAINQIAQPKDVIDELLQNIFRIKNVLDAVIGLVGLATVLAVVLVFALSLRLRQREISTIFKLGCSRMTIARLLGAEIFIIVLISGILSLAMMAVLSQFANDLVRALFIR